A segment of the Neisseria chenwenguii genome:
CCCGATTGCTTTTGTCGCGTACGGGCAAACCGCTCAAGCCGCCCTGCTCCTGCGCGAGCGGGTGACTGCCGAGGGCGGTTTTGTCGATGGTGGTGTTGGTGGCGATGATGCCGTCCATTTCCACCGATTTGACCACGCGGGCGATGTCGGCGATTTGGACTTCGTCGAGGTCGGGCGCGATTTTGACGGCGAGGGGAACGTATTTGCCGTGTTGCGCGGCGAGGTTGGCCTGTTTGTTTTTCAGCGTTTCCAGCAAAGCGGCCAATTCGTCGCCGCTTTGCAGCAAGCGCAGGTTTTTGGTGTTGGGCGAGGAAATGTTGACGGCGATGTAACCCGCGTGTGCGTAGGCTTTTTCGAGGCAGATGAGATAATCGTCGGCGGCGTTTTCAATCGGCGTTACCGCGTTTTTGCCGATGTTGATGCCGATGACGCCTTTGTAACGGCTGGCTTCGACGTTTTTAATCAGCGCGTCGATACCGTGGTTGTTGAACCCCATGCAGTTGACGATGGCTTGGTATTCGGGCGCGCGGAACAGACGGGGCTTGGGATTGCCGTCCTGCGGCTTTGGGGTTACGGTGCCGACTTCGACAAAACCGAAGCCGAACGCGCCGAATGCGTCGATACATTCGCCGTTTTTGTCCAAACCCGCAGCCAGCCCGACGGGGTTGGGCAGGGTAATGCCCATCAGCTTGGTCGGGCGGGCGGTGTTGTCGGTAACGGGAACCAGACCGAGCTTTTGCACGGTGCGCAGCGCATTGATGGTCAGATGGTGGATTTGTTCGGGGTCGAATTTGAACAGCAGCGGACGGATCAGGGAGTACATGGCGGCCTCGGATGGGTAGTGAAAATCGGAGGTATTTTAACACTTAAAGGGCAAGGCGGTGAGGCCGTCTGAAACGCTAAATCCGTCATTCCCGCGCAGGAGCGCCACTGTCCGGAGTAAATTCGTAAGACCGTCTGGAAGCCATGCAGGACGTGCTTCTACGAAGCACCATTCTCTCCCTAACCCTCTCCCGCGCAAGGTGCAGGAGAGGGAACAGATTGTAGGAACTTCAAAAAGTAGCGTTGAAAATCAACCGGTTTTATGAGTTTGATTCCAGACAACTTTTTGATATTTCAAAGTTTTCATTTTTTCTGAAACGTCAATTTTGTAACAGTTTGATATTTCAGGAAAATTTATTCCAGACGCCCGGACGGTAGTGCGCGCAGGCGGGAATCCATGGCCCAAAACAGGCAATATTTTGTTTTGAAACAAGTTTCAGGAAATCAAACGTGGATTCCCGCCTGCGCGGGAATGATGTCCGTTGATGAGTTAACCGTTTCAGACGGCCTTTAAGCGGACGTTTCTGATTTGTGCAAAAGTCTCGGTCTTTGTCTGCCTTTTTATCGGGAGGATGTTTACCGTTTGTTTTCAGACGGCATATCCGCCCTGCGGCAGCTTAGTGTGTTTTTATAAAAAATCAGGCCGTCTGAAATTCGGTTACTGAGCGCAGTCGAAGTGTCAGACGGCCTGTGGCAAGGTTAATACGTTTTGTAATACACCACTTGGCTAGGCGAGGCAGAGATGCTGTCGCGCATTTTGTAGCTGTCGAGCCGCTGGATCGGTTTGGCGGCTTTGGGCTTGGCGGTGTTGCCGTTGGTTTTCGGTGCGGCGGTTTTGATGGCGCGCCGTTCGCCCGGTTGCGGCGGGGCAGGCTGGGGAACGGGGCGTTCAAACGGTTTTTCAAGCTGCGGGTTGGCGCGTTCGTGCTGCCATTTGGCGAGCAGGTGTTTGAAGGTTTCGGGGTTTTCGTAGCCGTTGATGATGGCGGCTTGCAGCCAGAAGCAGGCCAGCGTGAGGTTGTAGGGAACGCCCTGTCCGTAGTAATACTGGCGTGCGAGGTGGTATTGGGCGGTGGCGTTGCCTTGTGCGGCGGCCAGCTCAAACCAGTAGGCAGCCTGTCTGGGGCTGATTTTGACACCTTGTCCGTAGCGGTACATCAGCCCCAAACGGGTGGCGGCGCCGATGTGTTGGAACTCGGCGGCTTCGAGAAACAGTTTGCGCGCG
Coding sequences within it:
- a CDS encoding quinone-dependent dihydroorotate dehydrogenase; this translates as MYSLIRPLLFKFDPEQIHHLTINALRTVQKLGLVPVTDNTARPTKLMGITLPNPVGLAAGLDKNGECIDAFGAFGFGFVEVGTVTPKPQDGNPKPRLFRAPEYQAIVNCMGFNNHGIDALIKNVEASRYKGVIGINIGKNAVTPIENAADDYLICLEKAYAHAGYIAVNISSPNTKNLRLLQSGDELAALLETLKNKQANLAAQHGKYVPLAVKIAPDLDEVQIADIARVVKSVEMDGIIATNTTIDKTALGSHPLAQEQGGLSGLPVRDKSNRVLKLLAEHLDGALPVIGVGGIMQGADAAEKIRLGASAVQIYSGLIYKGPALVKECLAAVR